In the genome of Montipora foliosa isolate CH-2021 chromosome 3, ASM3666993v2, whole genome shotgun sequence, one region contains:
- the LOC137995569 gene encoding uncharacterized protein PF3D7_1120000-like, with translation MPAKKNKRGDRGSVEEAETSTAKKTANMAADNGAGIEESIHKINEQEQPSLLEIKQLLVDIQIQIAAVLTENLKLGKEIEELKDSANFNEKELNDLKDSLLKTKNENKTLKDFLEETRRELKAVKDDFREQKEETEQLWSAFDDLEQYTRKNSLEIHGIPQNAYSDTDTAVIKVAEALNITVEPEDIEISHKLRRGTAIIVKFCSHKVKSKIYKERVKLKHVKISDLFPSYASSGQQHRIFVNENLTAYRRRMVGKANKRRQEGTLTSVWTLDGKMYIKTSPEGAPVRIFSEEDLDNL, from the coding sequence ATGCccgcaaagaaaaataagagagGCGATCGTGGCTCGGTAGAAGAAGCCGAGACAAGTACTGCGAAGAAGacggccaatatggccgccgacAATGGTGCAGGAATTGAAGAATCTATACACAAGATAAACGAACAAGAACAGCCAAGCCTCCTCGAAATCAAGCAGTTATTGGTGGATATTCAGATCCAAATAGCGGCGGTACTCACCGAAAATCTAAAACTTGGGAAGGAaattgaagaattaaaagacTCCGCAAATTTTAATGAGAAGGAACTCAATGATCTGAAGGACTCCTTGCTAAAGACGAAGAACGAAAACAAGACCTTAAAAGATTTTCTGGAGGAAACGAGGAGAGAGCTGAAAGCGGTGAAAGATGACTTTAGAGAGCAGAAGGAAGAAACTGAACAATTGTGGTCTGCTTTCGACGATTTGGAACAATACACGCGAAAGAACTCGCTAGAAATACACGGGATACCACAAAATGCATATTCGGATACGGATACGGCAGTCATTAAAGTGGCCGAAGCTTTGAACATAACTGTAGAGCCCGAGGACATCGAGATTTCTCACAAGCTGAGGAGGGGCACGGCTATTATAGTTAAATTTTGCAGTCACAAGGTAAAGTCCAAAATTTACAAGGAACGCGTTAAATTAAAGCATGTTAAAATCTCGGATCTTTTTCCAAGTTACGCTTCCTCTGGACAACAGCACCGAATTTTTGTTAATGAGAACCTTACAGCTTACAGGAGAAGGATGGTCGGAAAAGCCAACAAACGAAGGCAGGAAGGAACGCTTACTAGTGTTTGGACGTTGGACGGTAAGATGTACATTAAAACCTCGCCTGAAGGCGCCCCCGTAAGAATTTTTTCTGAAGAAGATCTAGATAACTTATAA